A window from Purpureocillium takamizusanense chromosome 3, complete sequence encodes these proteins:
- the GST2_1 gene encoding Glutathione transferase (EggNog:ENOG503NZ93~COG:O), translated as MSRPTGLIASKGIELLTWSTPNGYKASILLEELKEAYGLQYTTQGIRIGQNIQKEPWFTAVNPNGRIPAIVDHDNGSLAVFEGNAILSYLTRRYDTERRFSFAPDDDDYTRAESWIGWQHGGVGPIQGQANHFVRFASEKIPYGMQRYVGETERLYGILDSRLKDRDYIVGPGKGKYSIADIALLGWVNGINFTTISIDQFPSVKSWLARCWERPAVQRGFTVPNPPSISSLKPQEGEAAEKTRELKKLVDQAKEQYGYKYTSP; from the exons atgtcgCGTCCCACCGGCCTCATCGCCTCCAAGGGCATTGAGCTCTTGACCTGGA GCACGCCAAATGGCTACAAGGCCAGTATcttgctcgaggagctcaaggaggcctATGGCCTGCAGTACACGACGCAGGGCATCCGCATTGGCCAGAACATCCAGAAGGAGCCCTGGTTCACGGCCGTCAACCCCAACGGCCGCATCCCAGCCATTGTGGACCACGACAACGGCAGTCTTGCCGTCTTCGAGGGCAATGCCATTCTATCGTACCTGACCCGCCGCTATGACACGGAGCGCCGCTTCAGCTTTGccccggacgacgacgactacacTCGTGCCGAATCCTGGATCGGCtggcagcacggcggcgttg gaccAATCCAGGGCCAGGCGAACCACTTCGTTCGCTTTGCCAGTGAAAAGATCCCCTATGGCATGCAGAGATATGtcggcgagacggagcggCTGTATGGGATCCTCGACTCGCGCCTCAAGGACCGCGACTACATCGTGGGGCCCGGCAAGGGCAAGTACAGCATCGCAGACATTGCTCTTCTCGGCTGGGTGAACGGCATCAACTTCACCACCATCTCCATTGACCAGTTCCCGTCGGTCAAGTCGTGGCTCGCGCGCTGTTGGGAGAGGCCCGCCGTGCAGCGGGGCTTCACCGTCCCGAACCCGCCTTCCATCTCCTCCCTGAAGCCGCAGGaaggcgaggctgccgaaAAGACAAGggagctcaagaagcttGTCGACCAAGCCAAGGAGCAGTATGGCTACAAGTACACGTCTCCGTGA